The genome window cgggtggcattactggctaggatataacactcctccccccaaatcgccgcaccgtcgttgaataatgacgtggcgagcgtcgacggcgggggaggggtctggccgcaggcgtagcagaagagaccggggcggagactgttgtcggtggcagtccccggtccgcaccccagcattggctgcgcggggcctcgggaaacaccgactgaaaaccgaggtcagggtgcacgcctgtgaccacgggcgcagcttctggtactggacgcgacggggcgtcgggacccacgaagagaggcagcgtctcctgacgctgcttcgacggctgctgagtgggcgccgaacaaggcgctgcggtgtcagactccttgggggtgcccaaggaaagcggctgcaagACAGGCtccacagccaccgcttgggaaggcggcctggctgaggggtcgacgtacatcagctccgaaggcggtggcgactgaagagggaccgcaggcgccggagcgaccacctggggcgctcccggatgaagctgcgcgggaggcatcaacgggacgggctgtcggcgtggtagcggcgacggctgctgctgctgctgccctgggggcggcagggaagtcggaaggcgcggctggaacccgccgcggaccaaatctgtggacaaagaacgagcggcagaatccaggcggccagcgcggcgcaactggttctgatgcctcctgtgcaccccagtagcaccttgaacagtacaaaaaccgcgaccctggacacttatcacggtaccacgttcccaacgacggcgaccgtgataaactctgaaaaaaacggcgtcgttgcgctgaaaacgcgtgcgatgctcagaagcggcgggtcgatccggggggtgcaacaaccgtagtagggtgcgatgacgacggccgtggagaagctccgcaggcgaagggccgtcgcgtggcgtggtccggtacgacgacaggaacgtgatgagggcctgctgacgagagtgcgtagcacgaaggcggtccatatgatccttgaatgtgcgtacaaaacgttccgctgcaccattcgattgagggtggaacggcggagtaagaacatggcgaatgccattggcagaaccaaaactttcaaattcagcagaggtaaattgtggaccattgtcagacactaaaacttctggaagaccctcaatacaaaaaattgaa of Schistocerca serialis cubense isolate TAMUIC-IGC-003099 chromosome 2, iqSchSeri2.2, whole genome shotgun sequence contains these proteins:
- the LOC126455876 gene encoding proline-rich protein HaeIII subfamily 1-like, whose amino-acid sequence is MDIHVLQSQPAQKVAFKDSSTVRVGNKLVRNKPPTQPSAMRPKRNSNAVKSNVQTASEAGVVVPPAQPTSCHLVRGGFQPRLPTSLPPPGQQQQQPSPLPRRQPVPLMPPAQLHPGAPQVVAPAPAVPLQSPPPSELMYVDPSARPPSQAVAVEPVLQPLSLGTPKESDTAAPCSAPTQQPSKQRQETLPLFVGPDAPCERQPQRPERTLPRGCQLCDREFPAGLRQRLINSQGGRLMGGRPVYRP